The window AACCAACGAAGAGAAGTCTACCTATTGGCTTCAGGACGATCCGATTATCTGTAAATACGAAAAACGCAAAGGGAAGCCCGTCACCATCATCGAAGGGTACAATGGGGCCGATAGCGATTTCAAAAAACTGGCCAAAGACCTAAAAACACTGCTAGGTGTGGGCGGTAGTTTCAAAAATGAATCCATCATCATTCAAGGGGATTATCGGGACAAAATCATGGATTTTCTAAAGGAAAATGGCTTCTTGGTGAAGCGCGTGGGCGGATAAGCAAAGGATTTAACAAAAAAACGATTACATTTTTAATTCATGTTAAAAACTTGCGTTACAGACCAATGTTTTGTGAAAAAATTTTTGAATTCCTGCTTTAAACATTACTTTTATTCTTCCTAACCAACGAAAACTAAACTGAAAATGAAATCACTGTTGCACATAACCAACGGGGACAGTTTCACGTCTAGGTTACAATCTTTGCAATTTAAGGGAGATGTAATCACCTGGAGGGAAATGCTTTGCGAAGGCAAGACCCTCTCCACAGTAGGTAGCGAATCCTTCTGGAAGACTAGGTTCGAATTTTTGAACAAGAACTACAAGATTTCCAAATCGTGGTTCATCGAAAAAACCCTCAAAGAATATCGATCACTTTGTAATCACAAGCAGCAAGATCATATTGTACTGTGGTTCGAGTACGACCTTTTTTGCCAGATAAACATGCTGGCGGTGCTCAGTTGGCTCAAAACCCACCGTAGACATGCCGAAGTATCCTTGGTTTGTAGTGGTAAAGTGGAAGGCTCCACTAAACTATATGGCCTAAACGAACTTAGTGATGCCAAATTGATGGAGCTGTACGACAACAGAAAGGTGCTTTCCCAGGACGATATTGAATACGCCGACTACATTTGGCAACTCTATTGCAGCGATAATCCAATCCGTTTGGAAAACCAAATGGCCAACAACGATTTCCAGTTTGAATACCTCTCAGAGGCGCTTAAAACCCATTTAAAACGCTTCCCTACCATCAAAAATGGATTGAACGACTTGGAAAATCACATCTTGGAAGTAGCCAAGGAACAAAAACCAAAATCCAAAAAGGAATTGATGGGCAACCTTTTGGCCAACCAAGGCTATTACGGATTTGGAGACACCCAATACGACCGAATGATTACCTCCCTAAAGCCATTGTTCAGCTCCTTTAATCCGGTCAAGTTGACCAAAAAAGGATTGCATGTACTCAAACAGGAGACAAACTACTATTCGGAACTACGTGATAATCAAATGTATTTGGGCGGCTCCTTAAAGTATAACTTCCTATACAACACGGACACCGAACGAATCCTGAAACTTTAATTTATGGATGCTTCACTGGGCAATTCAGAGCTGATTCTGAATGCTGATGGGAGCATTTACCATCTCAATCTTCTTCCAGAGGATATTGCGGACACCATTATCACCGTCGGAGATCCCGATCGCGTGAAAGCGGTTTCCAAATACTTTGATACGGTAGAAATCAAGAAACAAAAGCGGGAATTTGTAACTCACACGGGTACCTATGCCGGCAAACGTATTACAGCGATCTCCACAGGCATTGGCACGGACAATATTGACATCGTTTTTAATGAATTGGATGCGCTAGCCAATATCGATTTCAAGTCAAGGGAAATCAAACCACAGAAAAGAACACTGAATTTTATACGGGTCGGTACATCTGGTTCCCTGCAGGCCAATATTCCCGTAGACTCCTTTTTGATGAGCAGCACAGGTGTCGGGTTTGATAATTTACTACACTTCTACGATGGTGGACACATCAAAAACCAAGCCTTGGAAAAGGCCTTGAGCGATTACTTGGGCTGGAGCCATTACCAAATCCACCCCTATGCCGTTGATTTTGATCAAGATTTAGCCAATCAATTTATTGATAATCGTATACGATTTGGAATAACTGCAACTAATTCAGGTTTTTATGGTCCGCAAGGAAGGTCGTTGCGACTAGCACCCGCCATCAAAGACTTCAATGAGAAATTAGCTGGTTTTTCATATGACGGGAGACAGATTACTAACCTGGAAATGGAGACATCCGGTATGTATGGCCTCGCTAAATTACATGGACACCGTGCTGTTTCGCTCAATGCTATCTTGGCCAACAGGGCCACTGGGGAGTTTTCCAAAAATGGACATCGAACCATTGATGAGCTGATACAGTTTACCTTGGAACACCTCTCCAAAAGTCAACTGGTATAATTTTTTGGATGGATTTTTTTGACAGATACCAAACGGCATCCTATTTTTAAATTTCTAAGCACAAAACTATATGAAAAAGGTACGCATCATTGGGGTTCCAGAGCATTTTAATCTGCCTTGGCATTTAGCTATGGAAGACAACGCTTTCGAAGACAGGGGAATTGAGCTCCAATGGACCGATATACCCGAAGGAACGGGTAAAATGACCCAAATGCTTCAAGATGGGGAAGCCGATATGGGCATTATTCTCACCGAAGGCATCATCAAGAGCATCTCCCAAGGCAATCCAAGTAAAATTGTGCAAACCTACGTGTCGTCCCCCTTGCTTTGGGGTATTCATGTAGCCGCCAACAGCGACAGAACTTCGATTGCTTCATTGCAACATGATAAAGTAGCCATCAGCCGCATGGGAAGTGGAAGCCATCTCATGGCCTACATCAATGCGCAAAACCAAGGTTGGGACACAGGAAACCTTCAATTTGAGATCATCAACAACCTCGATGGTGCCGTGGAAAGCTTAACTCAGGGTTCCGGCGCTTATTTTATGTGGGAACATTTTACCACAAAGCCGTTGGTGGACAAAGGAATCTTCAAACGCGTTGGCGACTGCCCTACTCCATGGCCCTGCTTTGTGATTGCAGCAAACAATAGCTTTTTACAAGCGAATGAGGGCTTGGTAAAACACATTTTGGAAGTGATCAATACCTATACCGTGGAATTCAAACAAATTCCCAGTATCGACAGAACCTTGGCCAACCGCTACGAACAGCAATTGGAGTATATACAACAATGGCTTTCCAAAACCCACTGGGGACAGGAACAACTCTCCGAAAAGACCATCAATGAAGTACAGGCCAGACTGCACGACCTGAATTTGATAGCGAAGATTCAGGATGCATCATACTTCCTTTGGAAATAGTTTTTCAAAAAGTGATGTCAGGTCCATCGGAGTCGAAAGGCACGAGGTGACAGATGTCACCAATCAATCGGCTCTTTCCCCATTTGGGCCAACAATTTGTTCGTAGCGCTAAAATGCTGATTGCCAAACCATAGACCCCGGTTGGCACTCAAAGGACTCGGGTGTCCCGATGTGAGGATGTGATGCTTGGTTTTGTCGATAAGCTTTGCTTTTTTCTTCGCGAATCCGCCCCAAAGCAAAAACACCACTCCTTCCAGTTCGGTGGAAACCGTTTGAATGACCGCGTCCGTAAAGCGTTCCCAGCCTTTATTTTGATGACTGCCCGCTTCATGGGCCCGCACCGTTAGCGTAGCATTGAGCAACAGTACCCCCTGCTCCGCCCAGCGTTCCAAATTGCCGCTTTTCGGATAAGGTTTTTGTACATCCACTTTGATTTCCTTAAAAATATTCACCAAGGATGGTGGGTGTGGGATGCCATCCTTCACGGAAAAACACAGGCCATTGGCCTGATTGGGCCCATGGTACGGGTCCTGCCCTATGATCACCACCTTGGTTTCTTGGAACGGACAATGGTCAAAAGCAGAAAAAATGTCCTTACCCTTTGGGTAACAGGTATGATTTTGATATTCCTGCTTCACGAATGTTGCCAAATCCTGAAAATAGGCTTGTTCAAATTCCCGGTCCAACTGCGCTTTCCAACTGGGTTCAATGTTCACGTTCATGCCGTTTCTTACTTCTTTTTGGTCAATTTATAGATCAAATAGCCAATGCCGGCTACAAAATGCAACAAAATCACCGCTGCAATAATATAGATTACCGTGTTATCGCCTCTCATCACTTTGTAATGGGTTGATTCGTTTTCAGTGGATGTCAAAAGTACGTAATGCCGATTGTTTTTACAGGCACTACGGTTACAAAACACTTCAAAATCCTATCTTTGCGCTGCTAGTAGAAAAAGATGCGAAACATTCACTCCAAAACACTTCAAGACCTCGAATTCCCGACCGTATTGACCCAACTTGCTGCGCGCTGCAATACCGAATTGGGCAAGGAAAGGGCGTTGGACATCCAACCCTATCGAAAAAAAGAGGAACTGATGGCCGTATTGGGGCAAACCTCTGAGTATTTGGCCTCTTTTTCGAACGACAACCGCATTCCCAATCATGGTTTTGACCACATCAATAGTGAACTGGGCCTGTTAAAAATTGACAACAGCACTTTGGAAATCACTGGTTTCCGAAAAATCGGGGGGATTTGCAAAACCGTGGAAATCCACCAGAAATTTTTTAAAAAATTCAAGGAATACTATCCTTTGCTTTTTGATAAGGTCAATGGACTGGAGCTGCATCCCGAGATTCCGGATGCCATAGATGCGGTGATCGACAAATTCGGTGAAGTCAAGGATTCCGCTTCCAACGACCTCCGTTTGATTCGAATGCAGATCAACGAAGTACGGAGCAAGATCAATCAAAGTTTTAGCAGTGCCTTGGGCCGTTACCAATCCTTGGACTTTTTGGATGAAATCCGGGAATCCGTCATGGAAAACCGTAGGGTGTTGGCCGTAAAAGCCATGCACCGCAAAAAGGTGAAAGGCACGGTGATGGGCACCTCCAAAACCGGAAGCATTGTTTACATAGTGCCGGAAGCTACGCTTTCGTACACCCGCGAGCTGAGCAATCTGGAATTTGAGGAAAAGGAAGAGATCCAACGTATCCTCAACCAGCTAACCGACCAGATTCGGCCCTATTTGGAACTGTTGAAGACCTACCAATCCTATTTGGCGGAAACCGACATTACTGCAGCCAAGGCCAAGTATGCCAACGAAATGAACGGTATGCTGCCCGACATCAACGAGGAGCGCGAACTGTACTTAAGGGACGCCTTCCACCCCCTGCTCTATCTGTCCAACAAACGAAAGAACGAAAAAACCTGGCCACAGACCATTAAGCTGCATACGGAAAACCGTATTATCGTGATTTCCGGACCCAATGCGGGTGGAAAAAGTATCACGTTAAAGACGATTGGACTGCTTCAAGTCATGCTTCAAAGCGGGATGCTGATACCCGTGCATGAACGTAGCTCTGTCTGCTTTTTTGATCAAATCTTAACGGATATTGGCGATAATCAATCCATTGAAAATCATCTAAGTACATACAGTTATCGACTAAAAAACATGAATCGCTTTCTGCGAAAGTGCAACGAACGCACCTTGTTCCTTATCGATGAATTTGGAACGGGTAGCGACCCTGAATTGGGCGGTGCTTTGGCGGAAGCCTTTTTGGAGGTCTTTTACGAGCGCGAAGCCTATGGGGTAATCACCACCCACTACGCCAACCTCAAGGCCTTGGCCAACGAGTTGCCCCATGCCACCAATGCCAATATGCTGTTCAACGCCAAAACGCTGGAACCGACTTTTCAACTCGTCTTGGGCGAAGCAGGCAGTTCCTTTACGTTTGAAGTGGCCCAAAAGAATGGTATCCCCTATTCCTTGATCAACAAGGCGAAGAAGAAAATTGAACGCGGCAAGGTCCGGTTTGATGCCACCATTGCCAAATTGCAGAAAGAGCGCAGCAAAATGGTGGAGACGGGCTCCAAGCTCAAGGAAGAGGAAATCAAGGCGCGTGAAGAAAACGAGCGTTTGGAAAAGCTGAATTCCAAGATCAAGTCCAAGTTGGAGAGCTATCAGGAGATGTACGACCATAACCAACGTATGATCCAATTGGGCAACAAGGTGAATACCGTCGCCGAAAAATACTTTATCGACAAGAAAAAGCGCCCTTTGATCTCTGAAATGCTACGCATTGTGGAAACTGAGAACAGCAAACGCAGAAAGACTACGGCCAAAAAAGCCAAGGAGAAGCAACAGGAGCAACAGCAGGTAGCCCAAGAACTGGAGCAGCAGATTAAAAAGGTGCGGGTAGAGAAAAAGATCAAAAAGAAGAAAGAAATCCAGGCCGAAAAGAACAAACCGCGACCTGTATTTAAGGTGGGCGACCGCGTTCGCTTACAGGATGGCAAGGCAGTGGGCAGTATCGATACCTTGGAAAAAGGCAAGGCCGTGGTCAACTACGGAATGTTCACCACCAATGTGAGCGTGGACCAACTGGAACTGGTGGAGGCGAAGAAGTAAAAAGGCCTTCATTTAGAACGAGCATAGCCACACCCCTATCGTTTAAAATCGCATCATAGTTGCCACATCCAACAATAGGAACAGTCTTTATTAAAACGAACATTCAAACTAATGAAGACATTCAAATTTCCGACCGTACTATTTCTTTTTCTTTTTACGATTTCTTGTACCAACCCAGATAAGAAAACTGATTCAGCCGAATTAAAAAACGAAATCGACCGTTATCTGACCAAAACCATGGAGGTCCACAATATACCCGGATTGGCCTTGGCCGTTGTTGAGGGTGATAACATTATTTATGAAGGTTACTTCGGGAAAGCTACTTTAGATAGTAAGGTTGCTGTTGACAAGAACACATTGTTCAGAGTTTTCTCGCTAACAAAACTTATAACCGCAACGGGGGTATTCCAACTTATTCAAGACGAAAAACTACGTTTAGAGGATAAAATTTCAAAGTATCTAAATGATTTACCCCTACAATGGCAAGAAATCAAAATAGGAAACCTCTTGAGCCATTCTTCGGGATTACCAGATATTGTAAAATATAATAGCACGCTTACCGACCAAGAGTTAATGGATAAACTGTCCAAAGACAAAATGGAATTTGTTGCAGGAAATCAATTCAGGTACAACCAAACCAATTATTGGTTGCTTGCCCAAATTATTGAGAAAATAACCGGATTAAGTTTTGATGAGTTTATTCTTCAAAATCAATTTAAAAATTCCAAAAAAGGTGTTCTGTTTTCTTCAAATTCACAAGAGGTTATTCCCAACAGGGCCACTAGATATTTATATAATGACGAAGCCAAAGTGTTTGAAAAAGATACCAACAATAATGGGACCAGAGGACATTCTGGCAATGGATTGAATATTACCCTCCGTGAATTTACTGAATGGAACAGGCAATTGGACAAGAATGCTCTACTGGATGAAGCTACCAAATCCAAAATGTGGACCCCATTCAATTTTACCAATAACAAAGAGAGTTTTTTGTACGGATGGGGGAATTATCCTGTTAACAGCTTGTCGTCTTATGGGTTTTCAGGCGGAAACTTAGCTGCCTTTAGAAAGTTCGTGGACCAACAAACAACTATCATATTATTATCGAATGGATATGAAATTCCAGCCTATGACATCATTGTCAATGATATTGCTAGAATTATAATCCCTGAATTAAAAGGTTCCACCCTAGAAGAAGATGTCATGAGGCTCGTCTTAAACAGTGAATTTGATAAAGCTGCATTAGCATTTGAAAATCTGAAGGAAAAAAACCAGGATTCGGATTTTGACAATTTAAAATGGAATATCAACAGTTTAGGCAATGCTTATCTATACAGTGGGAACAACCCTGAAAAGGCATTTGAGGTATTTAAATTCAATGCGGAGGCAAATCCAGACTGGTGGGTTGCATTGGCGAGTTTGGCAGAAATCCATGAAGTAAAAAACGAGAACATCAGTGCTATTAAAAATTACCAAAAAGCCATACTCTTAAATAAAGACAATGAATGGAATTATAATGAACAGATGAAAAATAAGATTGAAGTACTACGAAGCAATTAAGTTCTTAAATACATTCAAAGAAATGCAACATAAGTCTTTCGCCCATACAAAAATGTAAACTCCAAACTCAAAAACTGCCAAAAATTGGGGCTCAAAGTTAATACGTAGAAGTAGAGAAAACTTGTTATTTTCCCTATCTTGTTTAGCAATTAAATAATAAGCCAACCTAAACAAACAATGAAAAAAACACCAACCTCTTCCAGTAGAAGAAATTTCGTAAAAAACACCGCACTGGCCTCCAGTATTTTTATTGTCCCGCGCCATGTGCTGGGCGGTAAGGGCTTTTTGGCCCCATCCGACCGTTTGAACATCGCCGCCATAGGCGCAGGCGGCAAAGGAGCGAGCGATATTGCCAATGCCTCCGTCAACGGACGTGAAAATGTAGTTGCACTTTGTGATGTGGATTTTTCCGGCTCCGCCAAACGCTCGGTGAAGCGCTTTCCCAAAGCGCAGTTGTTTGCCGACTACCGCGAAATGCTGGATACGGTGAAAGACATCGATGCGGTAACCATCAGTACGCCCGACCATGTCCACGGACCCGCTGCGGCCTATGCCATGGAGCGCGGCAAGCACGTATATGTGCAAAAACCGATGACACACAACATCCGCGAGGCCCGTATGCTCACCCAAATGGCCCGCGACCAAAAAGTGGTGACCCAAATGGGCAACCAAGGCGCATCCAACCCCCTCTTGGGCTTGGTGCAAAAATGGGTGGATTCCGGTGCGCTGGGCCGCATCACCAAGGTGG is drawn from Flagellimonas sp. MMG031 and contains these coding sequences:
- a CDS encoding DNA mismatch repair protein MutS, with the translated sequence MRNIHSKTLQDLEFPTVLTQLAARCNTELGKERALDIQPYRKKEELMAVLGQTSEYLASFSNDNRIPNHGFDHINSELGLLKIDNSTLEITGFRKIGGICKTVEIHQKFFKKFKEYYPLLFDKVNGLELHPEIPDAIDAVIDKFGEVKDSASNDLRLIRMQINEVRSKINQSFSSALGRYQSLDFLDEIRESVMENRRVLAVKAMHRKKVKGTVMGTSKTGSIVYIVPEATLSYTRELSNLEFEEKEEIQRILNQLTDQIRPYLELLKTYQSYLAETDITAAKAKYANEMNGMLPDINEERELYLRDAFHPLLYLSNKRKNEKTWPQTIKLHTENRIIVISGPNAGGKSITLKTIGLLQVMLQSGMLIPVHERSSVCFFDQILTDIGDNQSIENHLSTYSYRLKNMNRFLRKCNERTLFLIDEFGTGSDPELGGALAEAFLEVFYEREAYGVITTHYANLKALANELPHATNANMLFNAKTLEPTFQLVLGEAGSSFTFEVAQKNGIPYSLINKAKKKIERGKVRFDATIAKLQKERSKMVETGSKLKEEEIKAREENERLEKLNSKIKSKLESYQEMYDHNQRMIQLGNKVNTVAEKYFIDKKKRPLISEMLRIVETENSKRRKTTAKKAKEKQQEQQQVAQELEQQIKKVRVEKKIKKKKEIQAEKNKPRPVFKVGDRVRLQDGKAVGSIDTLEKGKAVVNYGMFTTNVSVDQLELVEAKK
- a CDS encoding nucleoside phosphorylase codes for the protein MDASLGNSELILNADGSIYHLNLLPEDIADTIITVGDPDRVKAVSKYFDTVEIKKQKREFVTHTGTYAGKRITAISTGIGTDNIDIVFNELDALANIDFKSREIKPQKRTLNFIRVGTSGSLQANIPVDSFLMSSTGVGFDNLLHFYDGGHIKNQALEKALSDYLGWSHYQIHPYAVDFDQDLANQFIDNRIRFGITATNSGFYGPQGRSLRLAPAIKDFNEKLAGFSYDGRQITNLEMETSGMYGLAKLHGHRAVSLNAILANRATGEFSKNGHRTIDELIQFTLEHLSKSQLV
- a CDS encoding DUF1835 domain-containing protein, producing the protein MKSLLHITNGDSFTSRLQSLQFKGDVITWREMLCEGKTLSTVGSESFWKTRFEFLNKNYKISKSWFIEKTLKEYRSLCNHKQQDHIVLWFEYDLFCQINMLAVLSWLKTHRRHAEVSLVCSGKVEGSTKLYGLNELSDAKLMELYDNRKVLSQDDIEYADYIWQLYCSDNPIRLENQMANNDFQFEYLSEALKTHLKRFPTIKNGLNDLENHILEVAKEQKPKSKKELMGNLLANQGYYGFGDTQYDRMITSLKPLFSSFNPVKLTKKGLHVLKQETNYYSELRDNQMYLGGSLKYNFLYNTDTERILKL
- a CDS encoding translation initiation factor; this encodes MDFKDQLKNLFPDHEPEETPETNEEKSTYWLQDDPIICKYEKRKGKPVTIIEGYNGADSDFKKLAKDLKTLLGVGGSFKNESIIIQGDYRDKIMDFLKENGFLVKRVGG
- a CDS encoding uracil-DNA glycosylase, translating into MNVNIEPSWKAQLDREFEQAYFQDLATFVKQEYQNHTCYPKGKDIFSAFDHCPFQETKVVIIGQDPYHGPNQANGLCFSVKDGIPHPPSLVNIFKEIKVDVQKPYPKSGNLERWAEQGVLLLNATLTVRAHEAGSHQNKGWERFTDAVIQTVSTELEGVVFLLWGGFAKKKAKLIDKTKHHILTSGHPSPLSANRGLWFGNQHFSATNKLLAQMGKEPIDW
- a CDS encoding substrate-binding domain-containing protein — encoded protein: MKKVRIIGVPEHFNLPWHLAMEDNAFEDRGIELQWTDIPEGTGKMTQMLQDGEADMGIILTEGIIKSISQGNPSKIVQTYVSSPLLWGIHVAANSDRTSIASLQHDKVAISRMGSGSHLMAYINAQNQGWDTGNLQFEIINNLDGAVESLTQGSGAYFMWEHFTTKPLVDKGIFKRVGDCPTPWPCFVIAANNSFLQANEGLVKHILEVINTYTVEFKQIPSIDRTLANRYEQQLEYIQQWLSKTHWGQEQLSEKTINEVQARLHDLNLIAKIQDASYFLWK
- a CDS encoding serine hydrolase — encoded protein: MKTFKFPTVLFLFLFTISCTNPDKKTDSAELKNEIDRYLTKTMEVHNIPGLALAVVEGDNIIYEGYFGKATLDSKVAVDKNTLFRVFSLTKLITATGVFQLIQDEKLRLEDKISKYLNDLPLQWQEIKIGNLLSHSSGLPDIVKYNSTLTDQELMDKLSKDKMEFVAGNQFRYNQTNYWLLAQIIEKITGLSFDEFILQNQFKNSKKGVLFSSNSQEVIPNRATRYLYNDEAKVFEKDTNNNGTRGHSGNGLNITLREFTEWNRQLDKNALLDEATKSKMWTPFNFTNNKESFLYGWGNYPVNSLSSYGFSGGNLAAFRKFVDQQTTIILLSNGYEIPAYDIIVNDIARIIIPELKGSTLEEDVMRLVLNSEFDKAALAFENLKEKNQDSDFDNLKWNINSLGNAYLYSGNNPEKAFEVFKFNAEANPDWWVALASLAEIHEVKNENISAIKNYQKAILLNKDNEWNYNEQMKNKIEVLRSN